One Mycobacterium sp. SMC-4 DNA window includes the following coding sequences:
- a CDS encoding dihydrodipicolinate reductase, with protein sequence MVIPEILRHPRFALVGVGVSNPAKVGRDVGELCGGDSVGLAATDDVDALIDLKPDALVHYGPTANHADANIALITRFLRAGIDVCSTAMTPWIWPSMHLNPPDWIQPITVACELGESSCFTTGIDPGFANDLFPMTLMGLCSEVRQVRASELLDYTNYEGDYDREMGIGRPPEYRALLENPDILVFAWGATVPMIAQAAGIMLDDITTTWEKWVTPTERATAKGVIAPGNVAAVRFTINGIYQGQTRIQLEHVNRIGNDAAPDWPSGADNDVYRVDIEGTPSIFQETAFRFTDGSGRDAAAAGCLATGLRALNAVPAVNDLSPGWVTALDLPLIPGAGTIR encoded by the coding sequence ATGGTGATCCCCGAGATCCTTCGTCACCCGCGTTTCGCGCTGGTCGGGGTCGGCGTCAGCAACCCCGCCAAGGTCGGCCGCGACGTCGGTGAGCTCTGCGGCGGCGACTCCGTCGGACTGGCCGCCACCGACGACGTCGACGCGCTGATCGACCTGAAACCCGACGCCCTGGTGCACTACGGACCCACCGCCAACCACGCCGATGCGAACATCGCGCTGATCACCCGATTCCTGCGTGCCGGGATCGACGTCTGCTCCACCGCCATGACGCCGTGGATCTGGCCGAGCATGCACCTCAACCCACCGGACTGGATTCAACCGATCACAGTGGCCTGCGAGCTGGGTGAGTCCTCGTGCTTCACCACCGGCATCGATCCCGGCTTCGCCAATGACCTGTTCCCGATGACGTTGATGGGACTGTGCTCAGAGGTGCGGCAGGTTCGGGCGAGTGAACTGCTGGACTACACCAACTACGAGGGCGACTACGACCGTGAGATGGGGATCGGGAGACCACCGGAATACCGTGCCCTGCTGGAGAATCCCGACATTCTGGTATTCGCTTGGGGTGCCACAGTGCCGATGATCGCCCAGGCGGCCGGCATCATGCTCGACGACATCACCACGACCTGGGAGAAGTGGGTGACACCCACCGAACGTGCCACCGCCAAAGGCGTCATCGCCCCAGGAAACGTCGCTGCCGTGCGGTTCACCATCAACGGCATCTATCAGGGGCAGACCCGTATCCAGCTCGAGCACGTCAACCGGATCGGCAACGACGCCGCACCGGACTGGCCGTCGGGCGCGGACAACGACGTCTACCGCGTGGACATCGAAGGCACGCCGAGCATCTTCCAGGAGACGGCCTTCCGGTTCACCGACGGTTCAGGCCGTGACGCGGCCGCCGCCGGATGCCTGGCCACCGGACTGCGGGCGCTCAACGCCGTGCCCGCAGTCAACGACCTGTCGCCGGGCTGGGTCACCGCCCTGGACCTGCCGCTGATTCCCGGCGCCGGAACGATTCGCTGA
- a CDS encoding S-(hydroxymethyl)mycothiol dehydrogenase: MTQTVRGVISRTKAKAVEVVDIVIPDPGPGDVTVAIQACGVCHTDLHYREGGINDEFPFLLGHEAAGVVESVGDGVTNVEPGDFVVLNWRAVCGQCRACKRGRPHLCFDTHNASQPMTLTDGTPLTPALGIGAFADKTLVHEGQCTKVDPTADPAAAGLLGCGVMAGVGAAINTGAVNRDDTVAVIGCGGVGDAAIAAANLVGAKRIIAVDTDSRKLDWARKFGATHTINARELDPVETIQDLTDGNGADVVIDAVGRPETWKQAFYARDLAGTVVLVGVPTPEMTLEMPLIDFFSRGGSLKSSWYGDCLPERDFPTLIELYLQGRFPLDAFVSERIGLDQIEEAFHKMHAGPDTDPVLRSVVVL; the protein is encoded by the coding sequence ATGACTCAGACGGTGCGCGGAGTGATCTCACGGACGAAAGCCAAAGCGGTCGAGGTGGTCGACATCGTCATCCCTGATCCGGGGCCGGGCGATGTCACCGTCGCCATCCAGGCGTGCGGGGTGTGCCACACCGATCTGCACTACCGCGAGGGCGGCATCAACGACGAGTTCCCGTTTTTGCTCGGCCATGAAGCCGCCGGTGTTGTCGAGTCGGTCGGTGACGGTGTGACCAACGTCGAGCCCGGTGACTTCGTGGTTCTGAACTGGCGCGCGGTGTGCGGGCAGTGCCGGGCCTGTAAGCGCGGGCGACCGCACTTGTGTTTCGACACCCACAACGCCTCCCAGCCGATGACCCTGACCGACGGCACACCGTTGACGCCGGCGCTGGGCATCGGCGCGTTCGCCGACAAGACGCTGGTGCACGAGGGCCAGTGCACCAAGGTCGACCCCACCGCCGACCCGGCCGCGGCCGGGCTGCTGGGCTGCGGGGTGATGGCCGGGGTCGGCGCAGCCATCAACACCGGCGCGGTCAACCGCGACGACACCGTGGCCGTCATCGGTTGCGGCGGGGTGGGCGATGCGGCCATCGCCGCGGCGAACCTGGTCGGCGCCAAGCGGATCATCGCGGTGGACACCGACAGCCGGAAGCTGGACTGGGCGCGCAAGTTCGGCGCCACCCACACCATCAATGCGCGCGAGCTCGATCCGGTCGAGACGATCCAGGATCTCACCGACGGCAACGGTGCCGACGTCGTGATCGACGCGGTCGGCCGGCCCGAGACCTGGAAGCAGGCGTTCTACGCCCGGGACCTGGCCGGCACCGTGGTCCTGGTCGGGGTGCCCACCCCGGAGATGACGCTGGAGATGCCGTTGATCGACTTCTTCTCCCGCGGTGGATCGTTGAAATCCTCGTGGTATGGCGACTGTCTGCCCGAGCGCGACTTCCCGACGCTGATCGAGCTGTATCTGCAGGGCCGCTTCCCGCTGGATGCGTTCGTCTCCGAACGCATCGGGCTCGACCAGATCGAGGAGGCGTTCCACAAGATGCACGCCGGCCCCGACACCGACCCGGTGCTGCGTTCGGTGGTGGTCCTGTGA
- a CDS encoding LuxR C-terminal-related transcriptional regulator, with product MAPSQNDLLSTARAAHRRRDWHASYQAFDLARREVGLGTDDLDALSFAAWRLGHIKESSRAAERVYAELTRTDSTAAAMKANELALAWLVRGDVNIGQGWMNRSRRLLAGAEDNPAHGYLTYLDAVVAAMLGDLDALRGHVLRLRELADRLDAPAVTALGLIAAGIDAILHARTAEGYALIDEAMLPLLADQVPIEWAGDLYCIVLHHCHKLADLPRMRSWTQSMEQWCGLSGSVPYGGVCDVHRLQVQVATDDYRTLERRLDSASRALHDVNGWAAAEGYYQLGEVRRLMGDFDGAAHAFDQARGLGMDPQPGEALLACRRGEHATAWTSIRLALADGDRLARVRLLRAAVQIALTRDAIADAENYCAQLQSDAHAFGTPGFLAWAAHARGAVLVRQGAFAQALEVLQEALREYRVQQSRYDTAEVYEWMVLAHRGLGHHDAANADAATADAIYAELGVDPAGICGSPAPGRLTRRECEVLACIAGGETNRQAAERLFLSEKTVGRHLANIYAKIGVSSRTAAAAWARQHHVI from the coding sequence ATGGCTCCCAGCCAGAACGACCTGCTGTCCACCGCGCGCGCCGCGCACCGGCGGCGGGACTGGCATGCCAGCTATCAAGCGTTCGACCTGGCCCGTCGTGAGGTCGGCCTGGGCACCGACGATCTCGATGCGTTGTCGTTCGCGGCATGGCGGCTGGGACATATCAAGGAATCCAGCCGAGCCGCCGAGCGTGTCTACGCCGAGCTGACGCGGACCGACTCCACTGCCGCGGCCATGAAGGCCAATGAACTGGCGCTGGCCTGGCTGGTGCGTGGTGACGTAAACATCGGCCAAGGGTGGATGAACAGGTCCCGCCGGCTACTGGCCGGCGCCGAGGACAACCCAGCCCATGGCTACCTGACCTACCTAGACGCCGTCGTGGCCGCCATGTTGGGCGACCTCGACGCGTTGCGCGGCCACGTGCTGCGGTTGCGGGAACTGGCCGACCGGCTCGACGCCCCGGCGGTCACCGCACTGGGGCTGATCGCCGCGGGCATCGACGCGATCCTGCACGCACGCACCGCCGAGGGCTATGCACTGATCGACGAGGCGATGCTGCCGTTGCTGGCCGACCAGGTGCCCATCGAGTGGGCCGGCGACCTGTACTGCATCGTGTTGCACCACTGTCACAAACTGGCCGACCTGCCGCGGATGCGGTCCTGGACCCAGTCGATGGAGCAGTGGTGCGGCCTGTCCGGTTCGGTGCCCTACGGCGGTGTCTGCGACGTGCACCGGCTGCAGGTACAGGTGGCCACCGACGACTACCGGACGCTGGAACGCAGGCTCGACTCCGCCAGCCGCGCATTGCACGACGTCAACGGCTGGGCGGCCGCGGAAGGGTACTACCAGCTCGGTGAGGTGCGTCGACTGATGGGTGACTTTGACGGCGCCGCACACGCTTTCGACCAGGCGCGCGGATTGGGTATGGACCCGCAGCCGGGGGAGGCCCTACTGGCGTGTCGGCGCGGTGAGCACGCCACGGCGTGGACATCGATCCGGCTGGCCCTGGCCGACGGGGACCGGTTGGCCAGGGTGCGACTGCTGCGCGCGGCGGTGCAGATCGCTCTTACCCGTGATGCCATCGCCGACGCCGAAAACTACTGTGCGCAACTGCAGTCCGATGCGCATGCCTTCGGGACGCCGGGCTTTCTGGCGTGGGCCGCGCATGCCAGGGGAGCCGTGCTGGTCCGGCAGGGCGCATTCGCGCAGGCATTGGAGGTGTTACAGGAGGCATTGCGCGAATACCGGGTGCAGCAGTCCCGATACGACACCGCCGAGGTTTACGAATGGATGGTGCTGGCCCACCGGGGGCTGGGCCACCACGATGCCGCGAACGCCGACGCGGCGACTGCCGACGCCATCTATGCCGAACTGGGTGTCGACCCCGCCGGGATCTGCGGTTCACCGGCACCCGGCCGATTGACCCGCCGCGAATGCGAGGTGTTGGCCTGCATCGCCGGCGGAGAAACCAACCGGCAGGCCGCAGAACGACTTTTCCTCAGCGAGAAGACCGTCGGTCGACATCTGGCCAACATCTACGCCAAGATCGGGGTGTCCTCGCGGACGGCGGCAGCCGCTTGGGCGCGCCAGCACCACGTGATCTGA
- a CDS encoding class I SAM-dependent methyltransferase, with the protein MPESSIVVRPEPMDSGTYTAGSRLQAAGLSQAIAVFEQAAAAVPLPDPPQPIVVADYGAASGHNSLLPLGGAIAVLRGRTRPEHSILIAHTDRPDNDFTALFRTLEDDPDTYLRKDRVAFASAVGRSFYSQILPSNSVHLGWSAWAIQWLSKTPAAIEGHIHAALCDDEQARAAHAKQAARDWHEFVAFRGRELCPGGRLVVMTMAVGDDGEFGFRTLLTALVDALDELAGEDMLQAREVAQMCIPTYARRASEFAAPFAPSGRFEGLEIAHLDVFDAEDRFWHRYQIDKDAAAFGARWAGFARASVFPALLTALDGGPGDPRVDELFDRLEKSVADRLAAAPEPTQIPLAHVVLHKRPKT; encoded by the coding sequence ATGCCTGAATCGAGCATCGTCGTGCGACCGGAGCCGATGGACAGCGGCACCTATACCGCCGGTTCCCGGTTGCAGGCCGCCGGCCTGTCGCAGGCGATCGCGGTCTTCGAGCAGGCCGCGGCGGCGGTGCCGCTGCCCGATCCCCCTCAGCCCATCGTGGTCGCCGATTACGGCGCGGCCAGCGGCCACAACTCGTTGTTACCGCTGGGTGGCGCGATCGCAGTCCTGCGCGGGCGCACCCGCCCCGAGCATTCGATTCTGATCGCTCACACGGACCGGCCCGACAACGACTTCACCGCGCTGTTCCGCACACTGGAAGACGACCCCGACACCTATCTGCGAAAAGACCGTGTCGCCTTCGCCTCGGCGGTGGGTCGTTCGTTCTACTCGCAGATCCTGCCGTCCAACAGCGTGCACCTGGGGTGGAGCGCCTGGGCCATCCAGTGGCTGAGCAAGACACCGGCCGCCATCGAAGGCCACATTCATGCGGCGTTGTGCGATGACGAGCAGGCGCGCGCGGCCCACGCCAAGCAGGCGGCCCGCGACTGGCACGAATTCGTCGCGTTTCGCGGCCGCGAATTGTGCCCGGGTGGTCGTCTGGTGGTGATGACGATGGCCGTCGGCGACGACGGCGAGTTCGGCTTCCGCACGCTGTTGACCGCGCTGGTCGACGCACTCGACGAGTTGGCCGGCGAGGACATGCTCCAGGCCCGCGAAGTCGCACAGATGTGCATCCCGACGTATGCCCGGCGCGCGTCGGAGTTCGCCGCACCATTCGCCCCGTCGGGCCGTTTCGAGGGTCTGGAGATCGCCCACCTCGACGTGTTCGACGCCGAGGACCGTTTCTGGCATCGCTACCAGATCGACAAGGATGCAGCCGCTTTCGGTGCCCGCTGGGCCGGTTTCGCACGCGCGTCGGTGTTCCCGGCGCTACTGACCGCACTCGACGGCGGCCCCGGCGATCCGCGGGTCGACGAATTGTTCGATAGGTTGGAGAAGTCGGTCGCCGACCGGTTGGCCGCCGCACCGGAACCGACCCAGATTCCGCTGGCGCACGTGGTGTTGCACAAGCGGCCGAAAACCTGA
- a CDS encoding ABC transporter substrate-binding protein, producing MARTAARTAVLAIALLMAALTACSTGQRVSLGEGAEGSLVAAIAGEPDQLDPHKTTAYFSFQVLENVFDTLVEPDENLQMRPALAESWEVSPDELTWTFRLREGVTFHDGAPLTADDVVYSYRRIIDEQLSNVDKFSAVTAVEAPDPGTVVVRVSRPTPNMLTNLGGFKGMAIVSRANVESGQIATNPVGTGPFSFRGQRSGDSISLTANPQYWGGAPELTGVTFRFISEPSTALSALQAGEVDWTDSVPPQRVSQLRDDDSLTLAVTPSNDYWYLALNQARAPWDDVRVRQAIAHAIDRDAIVAATSYGTAEANQLAIPEGNPWYTRYDRYDSGGVDRARELLAESNTSPADMDMLVTTEYPQTVTAAQIIADNLAPLGITVNIRTVDFATWLDEQNSGNFDMLMMGWLGNIDPDDFYYAQHHTDGTSNAQKFSNAEVDRLLDAGRVQTDQDARRADYARVATLIADEASYIYLYNPSVIQAWNPALQNYQARRDGAVRFRDATLDIGGETSS from the coding sequence ATGGCGCGGACCGCGGCGCGAACCGCTGTTCTCGCCATTGCGCTGCTGATGGCTGCGCTGACGGCGTGTTCGACCGGTCAGCGGGTGTCCCTGGGTGAAGGCGCAGAGGGCAGTCTGGTGGCGGCGATCGCCGGGGAGCCCGATCAGCTCGACCCGCACAAGACCACCGCCTACTTTTCGTTCCAAGTGCTGGAAAACGTCTTCGACACGCTGGTCGAACCCGATGAGAACCTCCAGATGCGCCCGGCACTGGCCGAGTCCTGGGAGGTCAGCCCCGACGAGCTCACCTGGACGTTCCGCTTGCGCGAGGGCGTGACATTCCACGACGGTGCGCCCCTGACCGCCGACGACGTCGTCTACTCCTATCGCCGGATCATCGACGAGCAACTGTCCAACGTCGACAAGTTCAGCGCCGTGACGGCGGTGGAAGCGCCCGACCCAGGCACGGTCGTGGTGCGGGTGTCCAGGCCGACGCCGAACATGCTGACCAATCTCGGCGGGTTCAAGGGAATGGCGATCGTCTCGCGCGCCAATGTCGAAAGTGGGCAGATCGCGACCAACCCGGTGGGCACCGGACCGTTCAGCTTCCGCGGCCAGCGCAGCGGGGACTCCATCTCGTTGACCGCCAATCCCCAGTATTGGGGTGGCGCTCCGGAATTGACAGGTGTGACGTTCCGGTTCATCTCGGAGCCGTCGACGGCGTTGTCCGCGCTGCAGGCCGGCGAGGTGGACTGGACCGACTCTGTTCCTCCGCAGCGGGTTTCACAATTGCGTGACGATGATTCACTGACATTGGCCGTGACACCGAGCAACGACTACTGGTACCTGGCACTCAATCAGGCCCGGGCGCCGTGGGATGACGTCCGGGTGCGCCAGGCAATCGCCCATGCGATCGATCGCGATGCGATCGTGGCGGCCACCAGCTACGGCACCGCCGAAGCCAACCAGCTGGCGATCCCGGAAGGCAATCCGTGGTACACCCGTTACGACCGCTACGACAGCGGTGGCGTCGACAGGGCACGAGAATTGTTGGCGGAGAGCAACACTTCGCCAGCTGACATGGATATGCTGGTGACCACCGAGTATCCGCAGACGGTGACCGCTGCGCAGATCATCGCCGACAACCTTGCGCCGCTGGGCATCACCGTCAACATCCGCACCGTCGACTTCGCCACGTGGCTCGATGAGCAGAATTCCGGCAACTTCGACATGTTGATGATGGGCTGGTTGGGCAACATCGATCCGGACGACTTCTACTATGCCCAGCACCACACCGACGGGACGAGCAACGCGCAGAAGTTCTCCAATGCCGAGGTCGACCGCCTGCTCGACGCCGGCCGGGTGCAGACCGATCAGGACGCGCGGCGCGCCGACTATGCCCGCGTCGCAACGCTGATCGCTGACGAAGCCAGCTATATCTACCTGTACAACCCGTCAGTCATCCAGGCCTGGAACCCGGCGCTGCAGAATTATCAGGCGCGCCGCGACGGCGCGGTCCGGTTTCGCGACGCGACCCTTGACATCGGCGGTGAGACCTCGTCGTGA
- a CDS encoding serine hydrolase has protein sequence MSALDVLADWPVPTVAAAVVGHGGVLAHHGDTAHPFALASVTKLLVARAAQVAVEEGAVDLDTEAGPAGSTVRHLLAHAAGYEMTSAKVIAEPGTRRIYSNYGFTVLAQTLQLATDIAFPDYLREAVFEPLHMSGTSFDGGADAAGFGATSTVDDLSVFARDLLVPATVSESMHDQATSVVFEGLNGVLPGFGVQRPNDWGLGFEIRGGKSPHWTGAANSARTFGHFGQSGTFLWVDPQAELALVALTDRAFGDWAHEVMPALSDEVLREFGAD, from the coding sequence ATGAGCGCACTGGACGTGTTGGCTGACTGGCCGGTTCCGACCGTCGCCGCCGCGGTCGTCGGTCACGGCGGTGTCCTCGCTCACCACGGCGACACCGCCCACCCCTTCGCCCTGGCCTCGGTGACCAAACTGCTGGTCGCGCGCGCGGCGCAGGTGGCCGTCGAGGAGGGGGCAGTCGATCTCGACACCGAAGCCGGGCCGGCGGGTTCCACGGTGCGGCACCTGCTGGCGCACGCCGCCGGGTACGAGATGACCTCGGCGAAGGTGATCGCCGAGCCGGGCACCCGTCGGATCTACTCCAACTACGGGTTCACCGTGCTGGCCCAGACGCTGCAGCTGGCGACGGACATCGCCTTCCCCGACTACCTGCGGGAAGCGGTGTTCGAACCACTCCACATGTCCGGCACGTCGTTCGACGGAGGTGCCGACGCGGCCGGTTTCGGCGCCACGTCCACCGTCGACGACTTGTCGGTGTTCGCCCGTGACCTGCTGGTTCCGGCCACGGTTTCGGAATCGATGCACGATCAGGCGACCAGCGTGGTGTTCGAGGGTCTGAATGGCGTGTTGCCCGGGTTCGGCGTGCAGCGGCCCAACGATTGGGGGCTGGGGTTCGAGATCCGCGGCGGCAAGTCGCCGCACTGGACCGGTGCGGCGAACTCCGCGCGTACGTTCGGTCATTTCGGGCAGTCCGGGACGTTTCTCTGGGTGGATCCGCAGGCCGAACTGGCCCTCGTCGCGCTCACCGACCGGGCCTTCGGCGACTGGGCGCATGAGGTGATGCCGGCGCTGTCTGATGAAGTCCTAAGAGAGTTCGGGGCAGACTAG
- a CDS encoding homocysteine S-methyltransferase family protein, with protein sequence MTVLSADTLFVTDGGLETELVFHDGRELPAFAAFPLLESPDGRTRLQRYYDGYLDIARRHRTGFVVETATWRANPEWADQLGYSAQRLDEVNRAAVELAETVRTAAQAAGLTAIVSGCVGPRGDGYDPGTAMTADEAQSYHAVQIGTFASTSADRVTAITMTNTPEAIGVVRAAAAAGIASVVSFTVETDGRLPTGQPLHEAVDQTDAETGAAADYFMVNCAHPTHFAAALDQDGPWLRRLGGLRANASTLSHAELDAATELDDGDPDDLAHAHVALRRRLPAVTVLGGCCGTDARHVAALCAAWEAN encoded by the coding sequence ATGACTGTCCTGTCGGCGGACACGTTGTTCGTCACCGACGGTGGCCTGGAAACCGAACTGGTTTTCCACGACGGCCGCGAGCTGCCGGCGTTCGCCGCCTTCCCCCTGCTCGAGTCGCCCGACGGGCGGACCCGACTGCAGCGTTACTACGACGGCTACCTCGACATCGCGCGTCGGCACCGCACCGGTTTCGTCGTCGAGACCGCGACATGGCGGGCCAACCCGGAATGGGCGGATCAACTCGGTTACTCCGCGCAACGACTCGACGAGGTGAACCGGGCTGCGGTCGAACTCGCCGAAACGGTGCGCACCGCCGCACAGGCCGCCGGCCTGACCGCGATCGTGAGCGGCTGCGTCGGACCACGCGGGGACGGTTACGACCCCGGAACCGCGATGACTGCCGACGAGGCCCAGAGCTACCACGCGGTTCAGATCGGCACCTTCGCCTCGACGTCGGCCGATCGGGTCACCGCGATCACGATGACCAACACGCCCGAGGCGATCGGCGTGGTCCGGGCCGCCGCGGCGGCGGGCATCGCGTCGGTGGTGTCGTTCACCGTCGAGACCGACGGTCGCCTCCCGACCGGTCAGCCGTTGCATGAAGCCGTCGACCAGACCGACGCCGAGACCGGTGCCGCAGCCGACTACTTCATGGTCAACTGCGCACACCCGACTCACTTCGCGGCCGCTCTGGACCAGGACGGGCCGTGGCTGCGCCGGCTGGGCGGGCTGCGCGCCAACGCCTCGACCCTCAGCCACGCTGAGCTCGACGCGGCCACCGAGCTGGACGACGGCGATCCCGACGACCTGGCGCACGCGCATGTCGCGCTGCGCCGGCGTCTGCCCGCGGTCACGGTGCTGGGCGGGTGCTGTGGGACCGATGCCCGCCATGTGGCCGCACTGTGCGCTGCCTGGGAGGCGAACTAA
- a CDS encoding MBL fold metallo-hydrolase encodes MSAIQRLVTSGTFELDGGSWEVDNNIWIVGDDTEVVVFDAAHTAEPIVEAVGDRHVVAVICTHGHNDHVTVAPQLGQRLDAPVFLHPADEVLWRMTHPDKEFRSVADGESIQVAGTELRALHTPGHSPGSVCWHAPDLNAVFSGDTLFQGGPGATGRSFSDFPTILESISGRLGKLPGQTVVYTGHGDTTTVGDELVNYDEWVARGS; translated from the coding sequence GTGAGCGCGATCCAGCGGCTGGTCACCAGCGGGACCTTCGAGCTCGACGGCGGCAGCTGGGAGGTCGACAACAACATCTGGATCGTTGGTGACGACACCGAGGTCGTGGTGTTCGACGCCGCGCACACCGCAGAACCGATCGTCGAGGCCGTCGGTGACCGCCATGTGGTGGCGGTGATCTGCACCCACGGCCACAACGACCACGTCACCGTCGCCCCGCAACTCGGGCAGAGACTCGACGCACCGGTGTTCCTGCATCCCGCCGATGAGGTGTTGTGGCGAATGACCCACCCGGACAAAGAGTTCCGGTCCGTCGCTGACGGCGAATCGATCCAGGTGGCCGGTACCGAACTGCGCGCTCTGCACACCCCGGGCCACTCCCCCGGCTCGGTGTGCTGGCACGCACCCGACCTCAACGCGGTGTTCAGCGGCGACACCCTGTTCCAGGGCGGCCCCGGCGCGACCGGCCGATCGTTCTCCGACTTCCCCACCATCCTGGAATCCATCTCCGGACGGCTGGGCAAGCTGCCCGGCCAGACAGTCGTCTACACCGGCCACGGCGACACCACCACCGTCGGCGACGAGTTGGTCAACTACGACGAATGGGTCGCGAGGGGTAGCTGA
- a CDS encoding DUF3145 domain-containing protein, which produces MRAANQFADATTGVVYIHASPAAVCPHVEWALSSTLNARANLKWTPQPAMPGQLRAVTNWVGPVGTGAQLANALRSWSVLRFEVTEDPSQGVDGHRWCHTPQLGLWSGAMSANGDVMVGEMRLRALMESGADMLASELDSVLGTAWDEALEAYRDGGEGAEVSWLSRGVG; this is translated from the coding sequence ATGCGTGCAGCGAACCAATTCGCCGACGCGACGACGGGCGTGGTGTACATCCATGCCTCGCCCGCGGCGGTGTGCCCGCATGTCGAGTGGGCGTTGTCGTCGACCCTCAATGCGAGGGCGAATCTGAAGTGGACGCCGCAGCCGGCCATGCCCGGGCAGCTCCGTGCGGTAACCAACTGGGTCGGTCCGGTCGGCACCGGCGCGCAGCTGGCCAATGCGCTGCGTTCGTGGTCGGTGCTGCGCTTCGAGGTGACCGAGGACCCCAGCCAGGGCGTCGACGGTCACCGCTGGTGCCACACCCCGCAGCTGGGCCTGTGGAGCGGTGCGATGAGCGCCAACGGCGACGTGATGGTCGGCGAGATGAGACTGCGCGCGCTGATGGAATCCGGCGCCGACATGCTGGCCTCCGAGCTGGACTCGGTCCTGGGCACCGCGTGGGATGAGGCACTCGAGGCATACCGGGACGGCGGCGAGGGGGCCGAGGTCAGCTGGCTCAGTAGAGGAGTGGGCTGA
- a CDS encoding class I SAM-dependent methyltransferase has translation MTTLHDRATVDTTEEFARHIIGTIDAASVAILLSIGHQTRLFDTLAELPPATSAQIADAAGLDERYVREWLGGVVSAGIVDYDPAASTYALAPHRAAVLTRAAGPDNLARVAQFIPLLGEVEQKVIACFRHGGGLSYSEYPRFHTLMAEESGEVFDAALVDVILPMVDGLPEKLATGADVADFGCGSGHAVNLMAQAYPASRFVGVDFSEEGLAAGADEARRLGLTNATFEQVDVANYDRAEIFDVITAFDAIHDQAHPAQVLANIHRALRIGGVFLMVDIKASTRLEDNVGVPFASYLYTVSTMHCMSVSLGLDGDGLGTCWGRELATTMLAEAGFSDVTVREIDSDPLNYYYIARK, from the coding sequence ATGACGACATTGCACGACCGCGCGACGGTCGACACCACCGAGGAATTCGCCCGTCACATCATCGGCACCATCGACGCGGCCAGTGTGGCGATTCTGCTGTCCATCGGTCACCAGACCCGATTGTTCGACACGCTCGCCGAACTTCCACCGGCCACCAGTGCCCAGATCGCCGACGCGGCCGGACTCGATGAACGGTACGTGCGGGAATGGCTCGGTGGAGTGGTCAGTGCCGGCATCGTCGATTACGACCCCGCGGCAAGCACATACGCTCTTGCGCCACACCGCGCCGCAGTCTTGACCAGGGCGGCGGGTCCCGACAACCTGGCCCGCGTTGCACAGTTCATCCCACTGCTGGGCGAGGTCGAGCAGAAGGTGATCGCCTGCTTCCGGCACGGTGGCGGGTTGTCCTACAGCGAATATCCGCGCTTCCACACCCTGATGGCCGAGGAGAGCGGCGAGGTCTTCGATGCTGCCCTGGTCGACGTGATCCTGCCGATGGTCGACGGGTTGCCCGAGAAACTGGCAACCGGAGCCGACGTCGCCGACTTCGGCTGCGGCAGTGGACATGCAGTCAACCTGATGGCGCAGGCTTACCCGGCCAGCAGGTTCGTCGGCGTGGACTTCTCCGAGGAGGGTCTGGCCGCGGGCGCCGACGAGGCGCGCCGGCTCGGGCTGACCAACGCGACCTTCGAACAGGTCGATGTCGCGAACTACGACCGGGCCGAGATCTTCGATGTGATCACGGCTTTCGACGCGATCCACGACCAAGCCCACCCGGCTCAGGTGTTGGCCAACATCCACCGTGCGCTGCGCATCGGTGGGGTGTTCCTGATGGTCGACATCAAGGCATCGACACGACTGGAGGACAACGTCGGAGTGCCGTTCGCCTCCTATCTGTACACCGTGTCCACGATGCACTGCATGAGCGTGTCGCTCGGGCTCGACGGTGACGGCCTGGGCACTTGCTGGGGTCGCGAACTGGCCACCACGATGCTCGCCGAGGCCGGCTTCAGTGACGTCACCGTCCGCGAGATCGACTCCGACCCGCTGAACTACTACTACATCGCCCGGAAGTGA